One window from the genome of Pandoraea fibrosis encodes:
- a CDS encoding Fe2+-dependent dioxygenase → MLLRIPNVLNADQVRWVRAKLDHAGDAWVDGLATAGYSGAPVKQNQQIDERSPVAHELGDVILGALERHPLFISAALPNKVYAPMFNRYGEGMHFGNHVDGAIRLQPGSGMRIRTDISATLFLTSPDEYDGGELVIEDQYGAHQVKLAAGEMVLYPATSLHRVNPITRGTRVGCFFWVQSLVRDDTQRTLLFDMDNAIQRLNATEADETARRTLVGTYHNLLRLWSET, encoded by the coding sequence ATGTTGCTCCGTATACCGAATGTGCTCAACGCCGATCAGGTGCGCTGGGTTCGTGCCAAGCTCGATCACGCGGGCGACGCCTGGGTCGACGGGCTCGCCACGGCGGGTTATTCGGGCGCGCCCGTCAAACAGAACCAGCAAATCGATGAGCGCTCGCCCGTCGCGCACGAACTGGGTGACGTGATTCTCGGCGCGCTGGAGCGCCATCCGCTATTCATCAGTGCGGCGTTGCCGAACAAGGTCTACGCGCCGATGTTCAATCGCTACGGCGAAGGCATGCACTTCGGCAATCATGTCGACGGCGCGATTCGTCTGCAACCGGGTAGCGGCATGCGCATCCGCACCGACATTTCGGCCACGCTCTTTCTGACGTCTCCGGACGAATACGATGGTGGCGAACTCGTCATCGAAGATCAGTACGGGGCGCATCAGGTGAAGCTCGCCGCCGGCGAGATGGTGCTATATCCCGCGACCAGCCTGCATCGCGTGAACCCGATCACACGCGGTACGCGGGTCGGGTGCTTCTTCTGGGTGCAGAGTCTGGTCAGGGACGACACGCAGCGCACGCTGTTGTTCGACATGGACAACGCGATTCAACGGCTGAATGCTACGGAGGCCGACGAGACCGCGCGTCGCACGCTGGTGGGGACTTATCACAACCTGCTGCGCCTCTGGAGCGAGACCTGA
- a CDS encoding periplasmic heavy metal sensor — protein sequence MRKLKIAAASAVLIATSMFGVAHAADATAPATGPHAAMHGMRGDHGPWGLGDIRKLHDQLKLDAQQEQAWQQAVNTSKQNRDAMRKNGEQFRQMIAQAKDQPVLDLAGMRAAREKVFDQNRQLRSQTEDAWLNVYNGLNNDQKTLVSTAIKARWAKMKAWHDKAMQHRGQMHKGAPATPAPAPAGQAQ from the coding sequence ATGCGCAAACTGAAGATCGCCGCCGCGTCGGCAGTCCTCATCGCCACCTCGATGTTCGGCGTCGCCCATGCCGCAGACGCCACTGCGCCGGCCACGGGTCCGCACGCCGCCATGCACGGTATGCGCGGCGACCACGGTCCCTGGGGGCTCGGTGACATTCGCAAGCTGCACGATCAACTGAAGCTCGACGCGCAGCAGGAACAAGCCTGGCAACAGGCCGTGAACACGTCGAAGCAGAACCGCGACGCCATGCGCAAGAACGGCGAGCAGTTCCGCCAGATGATTGCGCAGGCGAAGGATCAGCCAGTGCTCGATCTGGCCGGTATGCGAGCCGCACGCGAGAAGGTATTCGATCAGAACCGCCAGCTTCGCAGCCAGACGGAAGATGCGTGGCTTAACGTGTACAACGGACTGAACAACGACCAGAAAACCCTCGTGAGCACCGCTATCAAGGCGCGCTGGGCCAAGATGAAGGCCTGGCACGACAAGGCGATGCAGCATCGCGGCCAGATGCACAAGGGCGCGCCGGCAACACCTGCGCCGGCGCCGGCCGGTCAGGCTCAATAA
- a CDS encoding DoxX family protein, which produces MQSTRDDLGKLILRLTLGILLLFHGVSKVINGVGFIEGMVTSHGLPSFLAYGAYLGEVLAPVLLILGVLTRLGGLLVVGNMLVAFSLVHLSQLGDLSKTGGWALELQGFYLLTGLCVILFGAGRYSVSGGRGAWD; this is translated from the coding sequence ATGCAGAGCACCAGAGACGACCTCGGCAAACTGATCTTGCGCCTCACCCTCGGTATCCTGCTGCTGTTTCACGGCGTCAGCAAAGTGATCAACGGCGTCGGCTTCATCGAGGGCATGGTCACCTCGCACGGCCTGCCGAGTTTTCTCGCCTATGGCGCCTATCTGGGCGAAGTGCTCGCCCCGGTACTGCTGATTCTCGGCGTACTTACCCGTCTGGGCGGCCTGCTGGTCGTGGGCAACATGCTCGTCGCCTTCTCGCTGGTTCACCTGAGCCAACTGGGCGACCTCTCGAAGACCGGCGGCTGGGCGCTTGAGCTGCAAGGCTTCTACCTGCTCACCGGCCTGTGCGTGATTCTCTTCGGTGCCGGCCGCTACAGCGTGTCCGGTGGCCGAGGCGCCTGGGACTGA